In Candidatus Cloacimonadota bacterium, the following are encoded in one genomic region:
- a CDS encoding T9SS type A sorting domain-containing protein — translation MRSLLLVLCAITLAISALIGRIPETLTIQTEKTDENYLISREINRQNNPNYSFNIAPMSIMHSWYNYFPGNYHSIPIRVQPSPAGMHPGGGIYIAFQATPAGGGTRRVYYVYIQDGSITSGPGLIDGNATLAEGFPGIDIDWETGDPFVSWHATNPNNPNFYYCPLTFDAYHMLGIPGFWETPYGVILNPYDVGPEQAQEFIWPLVFIGPSPNPDQRRIYITANNNILNASGYPCENVLLAFADFSEPSDLESYDPDQWTYTTIPQMDQWRQENIRPFFAPIVSKNSGRIALFGHTEQCGPVDPYHTNNFLFLLENDSYGEGDWTLFTGTSSIQVDNPDGYFTGYGNQPFQDMRYIIYRNRHNTVIDREGNFHFVGFYTLFAEDWTWFPSMSTEKHVKFLRNTEEFIVTDLYPRNEDGTFYLPWNIPPEYDDYGFLILNQSWPCWWHQSGDIFFENYHRIIQDENRLIALFQSSELQMFWPFDMIPKTHIMISNDYGVNWSDPIILDSENTPELANMIPTYWYLADHMEHLYDNWYRIHLMFLDKDAYTIIDPGYGGNIMYTSLDIDFTPTSVDEGHIVVVPEKMLLQNYPNPFNPETIIEFYLPAEMKITLEIFNIKGQLIKTLVDGYQPAGNNFVVWNCRDHNNHEVSSGIYFYKLTTDTHIETRKMLLLK, via the coding sequence ATGAGAAGCTTACTATTAGTCTTATGTGCTATAACTTTAGCTATTAGTGCTTTAATCGGACGAATCCCGGAAACTCTTACTATCCAGACAGAAAAGACTGATGAGAATTATTTAATTAGTAGAGAGATAAACAGGCAAAACAATCCTAATTATTCTTTTAATATAGCACCAATGAGTATAATGCATTCTTGGTATAACTATTTTCCGGGAAACTATCATTCTATCCCTATCCGAGTTCAACCTTCACCAGCCGGCATGCATCCCGGTGGTGGAATTTATATCGCTTTTCAAGCTACCCCGGCTGGTGGTGGTACCAGACGAGTTTACTATGTTTACATTCAAGATGGTAGTATTACAAGCGGACCTGGCTTGATTGACGGAAATGCTACTTTAGCAGAAGGATTTCCGGGGATCGATATCGATTGGGAAACCGGTGATCCCTTTGTATCTTGGCATGCAACAAATCCGAACAATCCGAATTTTTATTACTGTCCATTGACTTTCGATGCTTATCACATGTTGGGTATTCCGGGATTTTGGGAAACACCCTATGGTGTAATTCTTAACCCTTATGATGTTGGTCCTGAACAAGCTCAGGAGTTTATCTGGCCTTTGGTTTTTATAGGTCCATCCCCCAATCCCGATCAGAGAAGGATCTATATAACTGCTAATAATAATATACTCAACGCTTCCGGGTATCCTTGTGAGAATGTCTTGCTCGCTTTCGCTGACTTCTCAGAACCATCAGACTTGGAAAGCTATGACCCTGATCAATGGACTTACACTACTATACCGCAGATGGACCAGTGGCGGCAGGAAAATATCAGACCATTTTTTGCACCGATTGTTTCGAAAAATTCAGGAAGAATTGCACTCTTCGGTCATACTGAACAATGCGGTCCTGTAGATCCCTATCACACCAATAACTTTCTTTTTTTATTGGAAAATGATAGCTACGGTGAAGGGGATTGGACACTTTTCACTGGAACTTCATCAATACAAGTTGATAATCCCGATGGCTATTTTACTGGCTACGGAAATCAACCGTTTCAAGACATGCGTTATATAATTTATCGTAATCGTCATAATACTGTAATAGATAGGGAAGGTAATTTTCATTTTGTAGGATTCTATACTTTATTTGCTGAAGACTGGACCTGGTTCCCAAGTATGAGTACAGAGAAACATGTAAAATTCTTGAGGAACACTGAAGAGTTTATTGTTACAGATCTATATCCCCGCAATGAAGATGGTACATTTTACCTACCTTGGAATATTCCACCAGAATATGATGATTATGGATTTCTAATCTTGAACCAAAGTTGGCCCTGTTGGTGGCATCAATCTGGCGATATCTTTTTCGAGAATTATCACCGTATAATTCAGGATGAAAATAGACTTATAGCCCTCTTTCAAAGTAGCGAATTACAAATGTTTTGGCCCTTTGACATGATACCAAAGACCCATATAATGATATCAAATGACTATGGTGTCAATTGGTCGGACCCAATAATTCTTGATTCCGAAAATACTCCTGAATTAGCAAATATGATACCTACTTATTGGTATTTAGCAGATCACATGGAACATCTGTATGATAACTGGTACAGAATACATCTGATGTTTTTAGATAAAGATGCTTATACTATTATTGACCCGGGTTATGGTGGTAATATCATGTACACTTCTCTTGATATAGATTTTACTCCTACCTCTGTAGATGAAGGTCATATAGTTGTCGTCCCAGAAAAGATGCTTTTGCAAAACTATCCTAACCCTTTTAATCCGGAGACCATCATAGAATTTTATCTTCCAGCTGAGATGAAGATCACATTGGAAATATTCAATATTAAAGGTCAGCTGATCAAGACCTTAGTTGATGGTTACCAACCAGCCGGCAATAATTTTGTTGTCTGGAACTGTAGAGATCATAACAACCATGAGGTCAGCAGTGGGATCTATTTCTATAAACTTACTACCGACACCCACATAGAAACTAGAAAGATGCTGCTCTTGAAATAA